The following are encoded together in the Eulemur rufifrons isolate Redbay chromosome 28, OSU_ERuf_1, whole genome shotgun sequence genome:
- the FOXI2 gene encoding forkhead box protein I2 codes for MAAYFDGLGSCSTPHAQARAAAHPPGYARGDAGAAGSGRRLWVNAPALSPAPYASGPGPAPPYVAPGQLLGAAGGLTGADLAWMGVSGQQELLRLVRPPYSYSALIAMAIQSAPLRKLTLSQIYQYVAGNFPFYRRSKAGWQNSIRHNLSLNDCFKKIPRDEDDPGKGNYWTLDPNCEKMFDNGNFRRKRKRRAESSGAAPSGAGSPGGTKEPALEPQGAASPDAQASPSPPAPEAATCFSSFASAMGALAGSLGTFPGGLAGDFSFGRPTPVTTHRPQVPGFTPARQNTATGFHVSHLLYNREGTEV; via the exons ATGGCCGCGTACTTCGACGGCCTGGGCTCTTGCTCGACCCCGCACGCCCAGGCCCGCGCCGCCGCGCACCCGCCGGGCTATGCGCGAGGAGATGCGGGCGCTGCGGGCAGTGGCCGGCGCCTGTGGGTGAACGCACCCGCGCTCAGCCCCGCGCCCTACGCGTCGGGCCCCGGACCTGCACCTCCCTACGTGGCCCCGGGCCAGCTCCTCGGCGCCGCGGGCGGCCTGACGGGCGCCGACCTCGCGTGGATGGGCGTCTCGGGCCAGCAGGAGCTGCTGAGGCTGGTGCGGCCGCCCTATTCGTACTCTGCGCTCATCGCCATGGCCATCCAGAGTGCGCCGCTGCGGAAGCTGACGCTCAGCCAGATCTACCAGTACGTGGCCGGCAACTTCCCTTTCTACCGGCGCAGCAAGGCGGGCTGGCAGAACTCCATCCGCCACAACCTGTCGCTCAACGACTGCTTCAAGAAGATTCCCCGCGACGAGGACGACCCAG GTAAAGGCAATTACTGGACCCTGGACCCAAACTGCGAGAAGATGTTTGACAACGGGAACTTccgaaggaagaggaagaggagagcagAATCCAGCGGGGCGGCGCCCTCGGGAGCTGGGAGCCCGGGAGGAACCAAGGAGCCTGCGCTGGAGCCCCAGGGCGCGGCGTCCCCGGACGCGCAGGCCTCCCCATCCCCGCCCGCGCCCGAGGCCGCCACCTGCTTCTCCAGCTTCGCCTCGGCCATGGGCGCCCTGGCTGGCAGCCTTGGCACCTTCCCCGGGGGCCTGGCGGGCGACTTTTCTTTCGGGAGGCCGACGCCGGTCACCACCCATCGTCCCCAGGTCCCTGGCTTTACCCCTGCCCGCCAGAACACGGCCACCGGCTTCCACGTCAGTCACCTCCTCTACAACCGGGAAGGGACGGAAGTTTGA